A window from Mycobacterium saskatchewanense encodes these proteins:
- a CDS encoding aminodeoxychorismate lyase, with amino-acid sequence MIVTLDGKLHPPDVPLLYADDLAVVRGDGVFETLLVRDGAACLVESHLQRLTQSAKAMDLPAPDRDSWRQAIGVASGQWADRTTGEGAMRLIYSRGREGGSAPTAYVMVTPVPERVAAVRRDGIAAITLDRGLSATGADAMPWLLSGAKTLSYAVNMAALRHADRQGAGDVIFVSSDGYVLEGPRSTVVIATAPEPGGGGRCLVTPPPWYPILRGTTQQALFEVARAKGYDCDYRSLRIPDLHAAQGIWLVSSMTLAARVHTLDGRRLSFSPMAADFAELVDSAIVSDR; translated from the coding sequence GTGATCGTCACCCTGGACGGCAAACTGCATCCGCCGGATGTGCCGTTGCTGTACGCAGACGACCTCGCGGTGGTTCGGGGGGACGGCGTCTTCGAGACACTGTTGGTCCGCGACGGCGCGGCCTGCCTGGTGGAATCGCACCTGCAGCGGTTGACCCAGTCGGCCAAAGCGATGGATCTGCCTGCCCCGGACCGCGACAGTTGGCGACAAGCGATCGGTGTGGCGTCCGGGCAGTGGGCCGACCGCACGACGGGCGAAGGCGCAATGCGCCTCATCTACAGCCGCGGGCGCGAGGGCGGCTCTGCGCCGACGGCCTACGTGATGGTCACCCCCGTCCCGGAGCGCGTGGCGGCGGTACGGCGCGACGGGATCGCGGCGATCACGCTGGACCGCGGGTTGTCCGCCACCGGTGCCGACGCGATGCCGTGGTTGCTCTCCGGCGCCAAGACCCTCTCTTACGCGGTCAACATGGCCGCGTTGCGGCACGCCGACCGGCAGGGCGCCGGCGACGTCATCTTCGTCAGCTCGGACGGCTACGTGCTGGAGGGCCCGCGATCGACGGTGGTGATCGCGACCGCGCCGGAGCCCGGAGGGGGCGGTCGGTGCCTGGTGACGCCGCCGCCGTGGTATCCGATCCTTCGGGGTACCACCCAGCAGGCGCTATTCGAGGTGGCGCGCGCCAAAGGCTATGACTGTGACTACCGCTCGCTGCGGATCCCGGACCTCCATGCCGCTCAAGGGATCTGGCTGGTATCGAGCATGACCCTGGCCGCTCGCGTGCACACGCTCGATGGGCGGCGACTGTCGTTCTCGCCGATGGCCGCAGATTTCGCGGAGCTGGTCGACTCGGCGATCGTCAGCGATCGCTGA
- a CDS encoding metal-sensitive transcriptional regulator, with product MPHELTEKKRAALNRLKTVRGHLDGIIRMLEADAYCVDVMKQISAVQSALERTNRVVLHNHLETCFSEAVIGGRGQSAIDELVTALKFSPALTGPEARLNDATAKHPDSVPCTQGFAADPGEAADP from the coding sequence ATGCCGCACGAGCTGACCGAAAAGAAGCGAGCGGCGCTCAACCGATTGAAGACGGTGCGGGGCCATCTGGACGGGATCATTCGCATGCTCGAGGCGGACGCCTACTGCGTCGACGTCATGAAGCAGATTTCCGCGGTGCAGTCGGCGCTGGAGCGCACGAACCGGGTGGTGCTGCACAATCACCTGGAAACCTGCTTCTCGGAGGCCGTCATCGGCGGCCGAGGGCAGTCCGCGATCGACGAACTCGTGACGGCCCTCAAGTTCAGCCCCGCCCTGACCGGTCCCGAGGCGCGCCTCAACGACGCCACGGCCAAGCATCCAGACTCCGTGCCCTGCACGCAGGGCTTCGCCGCAGATCCTGGCGAAGCGGCTGATCCGTAG